The proteins below come from a single Xiphophorus hellerii strain 12219 chromosome 14, Xiphophorus_hellerii-4.1, whole genome shotgun sequence genomic window:
- the LOC116732088 gene encoding probable E3 ubiquitin-protein ligase ARI5: protein MSSSDEDEKGYDPHDTTLSFVDRPDDLDPPFSDDDEDQGLRAEMSCGHAVTPQSLTGWCRSLLDQGQYKFRCPAIEEETQETCGVVWPYREVRRLADLSVEEMEYFEETIARLAAAEYQEFRECPGCKSYIEREELTNLCVQCLVCSADQKKQVQFCWQCLKPWKGPAPRSDRCDNDGCKNQDLELLRTCNTTSFPEVRDVEDCPSIRACPTCGQTVEHDKTGCKNIICPRCQVEFCFVCLKLTTECLETSSYFIPCSDGVAPRQTSIPVWHRK from the exons ATGAGCAGCTCCGATGAGGACGAGAAAGGATATGACCCCCACGACACCACGCTGAGCTTTGTGGACAGACCTGATGACCTGGACCCTCCAT TCAGCGATGATGATGAAGACCAGGGTCTTCGAGCTGAAATGTCCTGCGGTCACGCTGTCACTCCACAATCTCTGACTGGCTGGTGTCGCAGCCTGCTGGATCAG GGTCAGTACAAGTTCAGGTGTCCTGCTATAGAGGAAGAGACCCAGGAGACTTGTGGTGTCGTGTGGCCGTATCGAGAGGTGCGGCGCCTGGCGGACCTGAGCGTTGAAGAGATGGAATACTTTGAAGAGACCATCGCTCGCCTGGCTGCTGCAGAGTACCAGGAGTTTAGAGAA TGCCCTGGGTGTAAGAGCTACATTGAGAGAGAGGAACTTACTAACCTCTGCGTTCAGTGCTTAGTTTGCTCTGCAGACCAGAAGAAACAGGTCCAGTTCTGCTGGCAGTGCTTGAAGCCATGGAAAGGTCCGGCTCCACGTTCTGATCGTTGTGACAATGATGGCTGCAAAAACCAAGACCTGGAGCTGCTCAGGACCTGCAACACCACATCCTTCCCTGAGGTCCGGGATGTCGAGGACTGTCCCTCCATCCGGGCCTGTCCCACCTGTGGACAAACAGTGGAGCACGACAAGACGGGCTGTAAAAACATCATCTGTCCTCGCTGCCAGGTGGAGTTCTGCTTCGTGTGTCTGAAGCTGACTACTGAGTGTCTGGAGACCAGCTCCTACTTCATCCCCTGCAGTGACGGTGTGGCTCCCAGACAGACATCCATACCTGTGTGGCACAGGAAGTAA